The proteins below are encoded in one region of Halocatena salina:
- the thiC gene encoding phosphomethylpyrimidine synthase ThiC: MTQLQRARAGEVTAAMKRVAERENRSIEFVREQVATGQAVIPSNHSHESLDPMVIGREFSTKVNANIGNSETTSSREEELTKLHTAVHHGADTVMDLSTGEDLDPIREMNVEHSPVPVGTVPIYEALKRAGDVEALTPELLLEVIEKHAEQGVDYQTIHAGVLMEHLPLTEGRTTGIVSRGGSILAQWMEEHGEQNPLYTEFESICEIFHEHDVTFSLGDGLRPGSLADASDAAQFAELDTLGELTRTAWEYDVQVMVEGPGHVPMDQIKGNVERQQEVCDGAPFYVLGPLVTDIAPGYDHITSAIGATEAARAGAAMLCYVTPKEHLGLPDEEDVREGLAAYRIAAHAGDVANGLPGARDWDDALSRARYAFDWREQFDLALDPERAQSYHDQTLPGDNYKDARFCAMCGAQFCSMRIDQDARDAGDLDALDSLDETTNLETTSAAEVNRPPVGTHDTEQLPQQSLEEYTADH; the protein is encoded by the coding sequence ATGACGCAGCTACAGCGAGCACGCGCTGGCGAGGTGACGGCGGCGATGAAACGGGTTGCCGAGCGGGAGAACAGGAGCATCGAGTTCGTACGCGAGCAGGTCGCAACGGGTCAGGCAGTCATTCCCTCGAACCACAGCCACGAGTCGCTAGATCCGATGGTCATTGGCCGTGAATTTTCGACGAAGGTGAACGCAAATATCGGCAACAGCGAGACGACGAGTAGCCGCGAAGAGGAATTAACGAAACTCCACACGGCGGTGCACCACGGAGCCGACACCGTGATGGACCTGAGCACGGGTGAGGATCTCGATCCAATTCGGGAGATGAACGTCGAGCACTCCCCGGTCCCCGTCGGAACGGTACCGATCTATGAGGCGCTCAAGCGAGCAGGTGACGTTGAGGCGCTCACTCCCGAACTGTTGTTGGAGGTGATCGAAAAACACGCCGAACAGGGAGTGGATTACCAGACGATTCACGCTGGGGTGTTGATGGAACATCTCCCCCTGACGGAGGGACGGACGACCGGGATCGTCTCGCGTGGAGGATCGATCCTCGCCCAGTGGATGGAAGAACACGGCGAGCAGAACCCCTTGTACACGGAGTTCGAATCGATCTGTGAGATCTTCCACGAACACGATGTGACGTTCAGCCTCGGTGATGGGCTTCGCCCGGGGAGTCTCGCGGACGCGAGCGACGCGGCTCAGTTTGCCGAACTCGACACGTTGGGCGAACTCACGCGGACGGCGTGGGAATACGACGTTCAGGTGATGGTGGAGGGACCGGGGCACGTCCCGATGGACCAGATCAAAGGGAACGTCGAGCGCCAACAGGAGGTCTGTGACGGTGCTCCGTTCTACGTGCTCGGACCGTTGGTGACGGATATCGCGCCGGGATACGACCACATCACGAGCGCTATCGGTGCGACAGAAGCCGCCCGTGCCGGCGCGGCGATGCTCTGTTATGTGACACCCAAAGAGCACCTCGGATTACCCGACGAGGAGGACGTACGTGAGGGGCTGGCCGCCTACCGGATCGCCGCACACGCCGGGGACGTGGCCAACGGGCTGCCCGGCGCCCGCGACTGGGACGACGCGCTCTCACGAGCACGGTACGCCTTCGACTGGCGCGAGCAGTTCGACCTCGCGCTCGATCCCGAACGAGCACAGTCGTATCACGATCAGACGCTTCCGGGTGACAACTACAAAGACGCGCGCTTTTGTGCGATGTGTGGCGCACAGTTTTGTTCGATGCGCATCGATCAGGATGCCCGCGATGCGGGCGATCTCGATGCCCTCGATTCGCTCGATGAGACGACTAATCTCGAAACCACCTCTGCAGCGGAGGTAAACCGTCCGCCGGTGGGCACTCATGACACGGAACAGCTCCCCCAGCAGTCCCTCGAGGAGTACACGGCCGACCATTGA
- a CDS encoding acyl-CoA carboxylase subunit beta: MTMDEKIEALRERRERALLGGGKDRIESQHEKGKMTARERIDYFLDEGTFEEFDQLRTHDCHNFDMEETQIPGDGVVTGYGEVEGRTVFVFAHDFTVFGGSLGEVFAEKVCKVMDRAMEVGAPIIGLNDSAGARIQEGVDSLAGYADIFHRNQLASGVVPQISAIMGPCAGGAVYSPAITDFIFMVKETSHMFITGPDVIKTVTGEEVGFEELGGAQTHASESGVAHFSVDAEKEALDDIRRLLSYVPQNNVEDPPRVEPWDDPNRAAEELTEIVPDEPQKPYDITAVIDHIVDSDSFFEVAGEFARNIVTGFARLDGHSVGVVGNQPRANAGTLDIDASLKGSRFVRFCDAFNIPIVTFVDVPGFMPGTDQEHGGIIKHGAKLLYAYSEATVPLLTVITRKAYGGAYDVMASKHVGADVNYAWPSAEIAVMGPQGAVNILYDDELEAAEEVEERRQELIDEYRDAFANPYTAADRGYVDDVLEPPETRRRLIADLEMLRSKRTDHPSRKHGNIPL; this comes from the coding sequence ATGACGATGGACGAGAAGATTGAGGCGTTGCGCGAACGCAGAGAGCGAGCGCTACTCGGCGGCGGGAAGGATCGTATCGAATCCCAGCACGAAAAGGGAAAGATGACCGCCCGCGAGCGAATCGACTACTTCCTCGATGAGGGGACGTTCGAGGAGTTCGACCAGCTCCGGACCCACGACTGTCACAACTTCGACATGGAGGAGACTCAGATCCCGGGCGATGGGGTCGTGACCGGCTACGGTGAGGTCGAGGGACGGACAGTGTTCGTGTTCGCGCACGATTTCACGGTGTTCGGTGGCTCGTTAGGTGAGGTGTTCGCTGAGAAGGTGTGTAAGGTGATGGATCGGGCGATGGAAGTCGGCGCACCGATCATCGGATTGAACGACTCGGCCGGCGCTCGGATTCAAGAGGGCGTCGATTCGCTGGCGGGCTATGCAGACATCTTCCATCGGAACCAGCTTGCAAGCGGCGTTGTGCCCCAGATCTCGGCCATCATGGGACCGTGTGCCGGTGGCGCGGTGTACTCGCCCGCTATCACGGACTTCATCTTCATGGTCAAAGAGACCAGCCACATGTTCATCACTGGGCCGGACGTGATCAAAACGGTCACGGGTGAAGAGGTCGGGTTCGAGGAGCTTGGTGGCGCTCAGACCCACGCCAGCGAGAGCGGGGTTGCACACTTCTCGGTGGACGCGGAGAAGGAGGCGTTGGACGACATCCGCCGATTGCTGTCGTACGTCCCGCAAAACAACGTCGAGGACCCCCCCCGCGTCGAGCCGTGGGACGATCCCAATCGGGCCGCCGAGGAACTCACCGAAATCGTCCCCGATGAACCACAGAAACCGTACGACATCACGGCGGTCATCGATCACATCGTGGACTCAGATTCGTTTTTCGAGGTTGCCGGAGAGTTTGCCCGGAACATTGTCACTGGATTCGCCCGCCTCGATGGCCACAGCGTGGGCGTCGTCGGTAATCAGCCCCGAGCGAACGCAGGGACTCTCGACATCGACGCGAGTCTGAAAGGCTCACGGTTCGTTCGCTTTTGTGATGCCTTTAACATCCCGATCGTGACGTTCGTCGATGTACCAGGATTCATGCCCGGTACTGACCAGGAGCACGGTGGCATCATCAAACACGGCGCGAAGCTTCTGTACGCGTACTCGGAGGCGACTGTTCCGTTGCTCACGGTCATCACCCGGAAGGCATACGGCGGCGCGTACGATGTGATGGCCTCCAAGCACGTGGGCGCGGACGTCAACTACGCGTGGCCGTCCGCCGAGATCGCCGTGATGGGACCACAGGGTGCGGTTAATATCCTGTACGACGACGAGCTTGAGGCGGCCGAGGAGGTTGAGGAACGCAGGCAGGAACTCATCGACGAATACCGCGACGCCTTTGCGAACCCATACACCGCTGCGGATCGGGGCTACGTCGACGACGTGCTCGAACCCCCCGAAACCCGCAGGCGTCTCATTGCGGATCTCGAAATGCTACGGAGCAAGCGCACCGATCATCCATCCAGAAAACACGGAAATATCCCCTTGTAA
- a CDS encoding uracil-DNA glycosylase family protein has translation MENVTDRTSNPFGMSPSCDRYVPGYGDANADFHVIGDHPGVHGGRETGVPFTNAAGLSLQRALAAAGLVEQSGEQPTMNGTFFSYLHLCVPDGDPTERAYTDMERFFDAELRAISAHVLLPVGERATRHVLGTYTARAVDGATLTERHATEIRGSGFLVYPILDPHEWNDEDKEQLIASLTELRATDYSRQADLGRFLPSDEPYHVR, from the coding sequence GTGGAAAACGTAACCGATCGCACGAGTAACCCGTTCGGGATGTCGCCGTCCTGTGACCGGTACGTGCCCGGGTATGGGGACGCCAACGCCGATTTTCACGTCATCGGTGACCACCCCGGCGTTCACGGGGGACGCGAGACGGGCGTGCCATTCACGAACGCGGCTGGATTGTCCCTCCAACGCGCGCTCGCCGCGGCGGGACTGGTCGAACAATCTGGTGAGCAGCCCACGATGAATGGGACGTTTTTCTCCTATCTGCATCTCTGTGTGCCCGACGGCGATCCGACCGAGCGCGCGTACACGGATATGGAGCGGTTTTTCGACGCCGAGCTCCGGGCTATCTCAGCCCATGTGTTGTTGCCGGTCGGCGAGCGCGCGACCAGACACGTCCTCGGAACGTACACTGCGCGGGCGGTGGACGGAGCGACGCTCACCGAGCGACACGCCACGGAGATCCGTGGCAGTGGCTTTCTCGTCTATCCGATCCTCGATCCCCACGAATGGAACGACGAGGACAAAGAGCAACTCATCGCTTCTCTCACTGAACTACGAGCCACCGACTACTCCCGACAGGCAGATTTAGGGCGATTTCTCCCCTCCGACGAACCGTATCACGTGCGGTAA
- a CDS encoding SDR family oxidoreductase, translating into MSRSFDVDFSDSVVVVTGACGALGSAVVDRFVQAGATVCGTDIVNPDDEEALLDAGHESVHFYEGDFTDETDVERVMAAITDDHGRIDTLCAIAGTWRGGDPIEETDVETFELLFDVNLKTMFLATKHALPALKRCEGTVIAVSSRSSLEGGEGDGPYRAAKAGVRRLTETVAAENTGSVRANAIMPSVIDTPANREAMPDADHESWVDPDDIADVVVFLCSSGASVTSGAAVPVYGTA; encoded by the coding sequence ATGTCCCGATCATTCGACGTCGATTTCAGCGATTCGGTCGTGGTAGTGACGGGAGCCTGTGGTGCGCTCGGAAGTGCGGTTGTCGATCGGTTCGTACAGGCAGGAGCAACCGTCTGTGGGACCGACATCGTAAATCCCGACGATGAGGAGGCGCTGCTCGACGCCGGGCACGAATCGGTCCACTTCTATGAGGGTGATTTCACTGACGAGACCGATGTCGAGCGCGTGATGGCAGCGATCACTGACGACCATGGGCGTATCGATACCCTCTGTGCCATCGCCGGTACGTGGCGTGGTGGTGACCCCATCGAAGAGACCGACGTCGAAACGTTTGAGTTGCTGTTCGATGTGAACCTCAAAACTATGTTCCTCGCAACGAAACACGCACTGCCAGCGCTCAAGCGCTGCGAAGGTACCGTGATCGCCGTGTCCTCACGCTCCTCGCTCGAAGGCGGGGAGGGCGACGGGCCATACCGCGCCGCTAAAGCCGGTGTCAGACGACTTACTGAAACTGTTGCAGCCGAAAATACGGGTTCGGTCCGAGCGAACGCCATCATGCCCAGCGTCATCGACACGCCTGCAAACCGCGAGGCAATGCCTGATGCCGATCACGAATCGTGGGTCGATCCCGATGACATCGCTGACGTGGTCGTCTTTCTCTGTAGCAGCGGAGCGAGCGTCACCAGCGGGGCGGCGGTCCCCGTGTACGGTACTGCCTGA
- the sucC gene encoding ADP-forming succinate--CoA ligase subunit beta, with translation MKLHEHQAKGVFADTGIPTPSSQLASSVEEAVDAADAIGYPVAIKAQVHVGGRGKAGGIKLAENEDEARSVASDILGMDLKGLHVEEVLVEEAVDFTDELYVGVTMDRGAGKPVVMVSARGGVDIEEVAAEDPDAIAREHVDPAFGLHPYQARRVAFEAGLEEVATDVARVLSTLYELWEDNDATEVEINPLMVTDDESVIAADAVMNVDDDALFRHSEIAEMESEAADDDLERKANEYDFDYVRLDGNVGIIGNGAGLVMTTLDIVDYYGGEPANFLDIGGGAKAERVTNALDMVFSDENVESVVFNIFGGITRGDEVAAGINEALEQLDEIPKPVTVRLAGTNAEEGREILNTDLVSVEETLEAAVQHAVENAQEADR, from the coding sequence ATGAAGTTACACGAGCATCAGGCGAAGGGAGTGTTCGCGGATACGGGTATCCCGACACCGTCCTCACAACTCGCATCGAGCGTCGAGGAAGCGGTCGATGCAGCCGACGCGATCGGCTATCCCGTCGCCATCAAAGCTCAGGTACACGTAGGTGGGCGTGGAAAAGCCGGCGGAATCAAACTCGCCGAAAACGAAGATGAGGCTCGCTCTGTGGCCTCCGATATCCTCGGAATGGATCTCAAGGGGCTGCACGTCGAGGAAGTGCTCGTAGAGGAGGCAGTCGATTTCACCGACGAATTGTACGTGGGTGTGACGATGGACCGTGGGGCAGGCAAACCCGTCGTGATGGTGTCCGCCCGTGGTGGCGTCGATATCGAGGAAGTCGCCGCCGAAGATCCTGATGCGATCGCCCGCGAACACGTCGATCCAGCGTTCGGGCTACATCCCTATCAAGCACGGCGTGTAGCGTTCGAGGCCGGTCTTGAAGAGGTTGCCACGGACGTTGCTCGTGTGCTATCTACGTTGTATGAGCTGTGGGAGGACAACGACGCGACCGAAGTGGAGATCAATCCGTTGATGGTCACCGACGACGAGTCGGTGATCGCGGCTGATGCGGTGATGAACGTCGACGACGACGCCTTGTTCCGTCACTCCGAGATCGCCGAGATGGAAAGCGAGGCGGCAGACGACGATCTCGAACGGAAGGCAAACGAGTACGACTTCGATTACGTTCGTCTCGACGGCAACGTCGGCATCATCGGCAACGGTGCTGGGTTAGTGATGACGACGCTCGATATCGTGGATTACTACGGGGGTGAACCCGCGAACTTCCTCGATATCGGCGGTGGAGCGAAAGCCGAACGAGTGACGAACGCGCTGGATATGGTGTTCTCGGACGAAAACGTCGAGTCGGTCGTGTTCAACATCTTCGGAGGCATTACCCGCGGCGACGAGGTCGCAGCTGGGATCAACGAAGCCCTCGAACAACTCGATGAGATCCCCAAACCGGTCACCGTTCGATTAGCAGGGACCAACGCAGAAGAAGGACGGGAGATACTGAACACCGATCTCGTTTCGGTCGAGGAGACGCTTGAGGCGGCCGTTCAACACGCTGTCGAAAACGCACAGGAGGCAGACAGATGA
- a CDS encoding sodium-dependent transporter yields MAERETWTTRIGFILAAVGSAVGLGNIWRFPFSAAESGGGAFLIVYLIAILIVGIPALLAEFVIGRRANVDAIGAFRAIGKGNWRFIGAIGVLASFWTLSYYSVIGGWVFRYVIGSATGSALADPEAYFGAVSVGGSSVLTHVVFMMVTIGIVAFGIERGIELATKFMVPSIVVLLLGLAGYAFTLPDAAPGYDFLFDPDFAAITSNLAQIIPAATGQALFSLSVGFSVMITYASYLGKDDSLGADGLSIAVTNTFIGILAGMVVLPLLFAGGLSVGSGAAEGGGIGAVFVAIPIALGDFSSLIGHTLGIVFFFIVLIAALSSAISLLEAPVAYVVDEFDVPRMQATLGIGGAAFVLGVPSAWDTAWLGWFDGIGVALLLPTTVLFVVIFVGWIMGEDAIDEIKKGMANGSFGNIWLWSLRTFVLVAVVVVFLLNIHDLFFTLEEGTSILPPPFQQ; encoded by the coding sequence ATGGCTGAACGAGAGACTTGGACTACACGGATCGGTTTCATTTTGGCAGCGGTCGGCAGCGCCGTCGGACTCGGGAACATCTGGCGATTTCCGTTTAGCGCTGCTGAATCGGGCGGTGGAGCGTTCCTCATCGTGTACCTGATTGCGATACTTATCGTCGGGATTCCGGCATTGCTGGCGGAGTTCGTGATCGGACGGCGTGCCAATGTAGATGCAATCGGTGCGTTTCGTGCGATCGGCAAAGGAAACTGGCGGTTCATCGGTGCGATCGGGGTGCTCGCCAGCTTCTGGACGTTATCCTACTACAGCGTCATCGGAGGCTGGGTGTTTCGATACGTGATCGGCAGCGCGACTGGGTCTGCACTCGCCGATCCGGAGGCGTACTTCGGTGCGGTATCAGTCGGTGGTAGCTCGGTGTTGACCCACGTCGTGTTTATGATGGTCACGATCGGAATCGTGGCGTTCGGGATCGAGCGCGGGATCGAGCTTGCGACGAAGTTCATGGTACCCAGTATCGTCGTGCTGTTGCTCGGACTCGCAGGGTACGCGTTCACACTTCCGGATGCAGCGCCGGGGTACGACTTCCTGTTTGATCCGGATTTCGCTGCGATCACGTCGAACCTCGCACAGATCATTCCGGCTGCGACAGGACAAGCCCTGTTTTCCTTGTCGGTTGGATTCAGCGTGATGATCACGTACGCGTCTTATCTCGGTAAGGACGACAGTCTCGGGGCTGATGGGCTGTCGATCGCCGTCACGAACACGTTCATCGGTATCCTCGCTGGGATGGTCGTGCTCCCGTTGTTGTTCGCCGGGGGGCTGTCGGTGGGCTCGGGTGCCGCCGAAGGAGGCGGTATCGGTGCCGTGTTCGTGGCCATCCCGATCGCGCTCGGTGATTTCTCGTCGTTGATCGGCCACACTCTCGGTATCGTGTTTTTCTTTATCGTTCTGATTGCAGCGCTCTCCTCCGCGATCAGTTTGTTGGAGGCCCCCGTCGCCTACGTCGTAGACGAGTTTGATGTCCCTCGGATGCAGGCGACGCTGGGAATCGGTGGCGCTGCCTTCGTGCTCGGCGTTCCGTCCGCATGGGACACCGCGTGGCTCGGCTGGTTCGACGGGATCGGCGTCGCGCTGTTGCTTCCCACGACAGTGCTGTTCGTCGTGATCTTCGTCGGGTGGATCATGGGCGAAGATGCTATTGACGAGATCAAAAAGGGCATGGCAAACGGCTCCTTCGGGAACATCTGGCTGTGGTCGCTCCGAACGTTCGTGTTGGTAGCGGTCGTCGTCGTGTTCCTCTTGAACATCCACGACCTGTTTTTCACCCTTGAGGAAGGAACGTCCATCCTCCCACCGCCATTCCAGCAATAG
- the thyX gene encoding FAD-dependent thymidylate synthase, with product MDVHLLEATDTPERVICTAARNDYSSSFVGEQSFESTMEPVEGETIEEKKRTLIGRLLRHGHFGPFEHVHATFAVKGISRSCMAQITRHRHVSFDIQSQRYVSFDDIDPEDVREGELVVTPPSVSDADWIGRNQQSGSVSEETLEERERVFKESVSRSVESYQQLLDLGLPPEDARFVLPIGSKVNMVMTLNARMLMHVADMRSAADSQWEIRRMTEQVLDLAGEWCPITFQHYEKHMKGRKNRLAP from the coding sequence ATGGACGTACACTTGCTCGAAGCGACCGATACCCCCGAGCGTGTCATCTGTACAGCTGCGAGAAACGATTACTCGAGCAGTTTCGTCGGCGAGCAATCGTTCGAATCCACGATGGAACCGGTCGAAGGAGAGACGATCGAGGAGAAAAAGCGTACCCTCATCGGCCGCCTTCTTCGGCACGGTCATTTCGGACCGTTCGAACACGTTCATGCGACGTTCGCCGTGAAAGGTATCAGCCGTTCGTGTATGGCCCAGATCACCCGTCACCGGCACGTCTCGTTCGATATTCAGAGCCAGCGATACGTGTCGTTCGATGACATCGATCCCGAGGACGTGCGGGAGGGTGAGTTGGTCGTTACGCCACCGTCCGTGAGTGATGCCGATTGGATCGGACGAAACCAACAGAGTGGCTCCGTTTCCGAGGAAACGCTCGAAGAACGCGAACGAGTGTTCAAAGAGTCGGTCAGTCGCTCGGTCGAGTCGTATCAGCAACTCCTTGATCTCGGACTCCCGCCCGAAGACGCTCGGTTCGTGTTGCCGATCGGAAGCAAAGTGAACATGGTGATGACGCTCAACGCCCGGATGTTGATGCACGTCGCGGATATGCGATCGGCTGCTGATAGTCAGTGGGAGATCAGGCGAATGACCGAGCAAGTACTCGATCTGGCTGGTGAATGGTGTCCGATCACGTTCCAGCACTACGAAAAGCACATGAAAGGACGGAAGAATAGGCTAGCACCATGA
- a CDS encoding helix-turn-helix transcriptional regulator: protein MLRVFAAVVLVFTAAGVATVAEPQPTSSSPDTQPELVVDGQEFDRQTFRIDVEKNGSVRWTYVYRRDLTSQSEREQFTSFAERFNERENPELYAHFKQGAHLLTDKGTNQTGRQMNASSFTHEAYVSRLDNSGIVEMSFLWSNFSKVDENRVIVGDVFTGGLYIRQNQRIEISWSDELSVVSVSPQPDDRSSNTFTWVASNTSRQFYDSKPRVVLETNSGETSEYAATADSVPRSWFVGLAVVVLVGLGGGIAFHRGVLTLRLPVELRDRSTEESGSEMPAITETDLMTDEDRILSLLRDNGGRMKQVKIVEETGWSKSKVSMLLSEMDDEDLISKLRVGRENIISLVGDEPEAVRSPFEDE from the coding sequence ATGCTACGGGTGTTCGCTGCCGTGGTCCTCGTGTTCACAGCTGCTGGTGTGGCAACCGTTGCTGAGCCTCAGCCGACGTCGTCATCACCCGACACACAGCCGGAGTTGGTCGTCGACGGACAGGAGTTCGACCGGCAGACGTTCCGAATCGACGTCGAAAAGAACGGATCTGTACGCTGGACATACGTGTATCGCCGTGATCTGACGAGCCAATCGGAGCGAGAGCAGTTCACGTCGTTTGCCGAGCGATTCAACGAACGAGAAAATCCAGAGCTGTACGCCCACTTCAAGCAGGGTGCCCACCTGTTGACCGACAAAGGAACGAACCAGACTGGACGACAGATGAACGCGTCGTCGTTCACTCACGAGGCCTACGTGAGCCGGCTGGACAACTCCGGTATCGTTGAAATGTCCTTTCTGTGGTCAAACTTTTCGAAGGTCGATGAAAACCGGGTGATCGTCGGTGACGTGTTCACCGGTGGACTGTACATCCGGCAGAACCAACGGATCGAGATATCGTGGAGCGACGAGCTGTCAGTCGTAAGTGTGAGTCCGCAACCGGACGATCGGTCGTCGAACACGTTCACGTGGGTCGCCTCGAACACTAGCCGGCAGTTTTACGACAGCAAGCCCCGGGTCGTGCTCGAAACGAACAGTGGAGAGACGTCCGAGTACGCAGCGACGGCGGATTCGGTGCCCCGTTCCTGGTTCGTCGGACTCGCTGTGGTGGTGCTGGTGGGACTTGGTGGCGGTATCGCGTTCCACCGCGGTGTTCTCACCCTCAGATTACCGGTCGAACTGCGTGATCGGTCCACTGAGGAGAGCGGCTCAGAGATGCCAGCAATCACCGAGACGGATCTCATGACTGATGAAGACCGCATCTTGTCGCTGCTGCGCGATAACGGCGGTCGAATGAAGCAGGTAAAGATCGTAGAAGAAACCGGTTGGTCGAAATCGAAAGTCAGCATGCTCCTTTCGGAGATGGATGACGAGGACCTCATCAGTAAGCTCCGGGTTGGTAGAGAAAACATCATCAGTCTCGTCGGCGACGAACCTGAAGCCGTTCGATCCCCGTTCGAGGACGAGTAG
- the sucD gene encoding succinate--CoA ligase subunit alpha, with amino-acid sequence MSVLVDDDTRVVVQGITGGEGKFHTDQMIEYGTNIVAGAVPGRGGERVSGVPVYDTLQSAVTEHDATAVVVFVPPAFAADAMFEALDTSVDLVVTITEGVPQQDMSRVYRRLQETDTRLIGPNCPGIITPGQSKLGILPGNIFTEGNVGLVSRSGTLTYQVVDNLTQRDIGQSTAIGIGGDPIIGTDFIDALELFEADTDTDAIVMCGEIGGEDEEEAAAYIDDNVTTPVVGFIAGRTAPPGKRMGHAGAIVSGSGTGTAASKIEALESADVPVGDTPAAVADYVENRL; translated from the coding sequence ATGAGCGTACTAGTCGATGATGACACGCGCGTTGTAGTACAGGGAATCACCGGTGGGGAAGGCAAGTTCCACACCGACCAGATGATCGAATACGGTACGAACATCGTCGCCGGTGCCGTCCCAGGCCGCGGCGGAGAGCGCGTTTCCGGCGTACCAGTGTACGACACTCTTCAGTCGGCGGTGACCGAACACGACGCGACCGCTGTCGTAGTGTTCGTCCCGCCCGCCTTCGCTGCGGATGCGATGTTCGAGGCGCTCGACACCAGTGTCGATCTCGTCGTGACGATCACCGAGGGCGTTCCCCAACAGGATATGAGCCGTGTCTACCGGCGTCTTCAGGAAACCGACACGCGGCTCATCGGTCCCAACTGTCCAGGGATCATCACGCCAGGACAGTCCAAGCTCGGGATCCTTCCCGGGAACATCTTCACCGAGGGGAACGTGGGGCTGGTCTCCCGATCGGGCACACTCACGTACCAAGTTGTCGACAACCTCACGCAACGCGATATCGGTCAGTCGACTGCGATCGGTATCGGCGGTGATCCGATCATCGGTACCGACTTCATCGATGCTCTGGAGCTGTTCGAAGCCGACACCGACACCGACGCCATCGTGATGTGTGGAGAGATTGGCGGCGAGGACGAAGAAGAGGCCGCCGCATACATCGACGACAACGTCACGACGCCCGTCGTCGGGTTTATCGCCGGTCGTACCGCCCCACCTGGAAAGCGGATGGGACACGCTGGAGCTATCGTGAGCGGTTCGGGAACGGGCACCGCAGCGAGTAAGATCGAAGCACTCGAAAGCGCAGACGTTCCCGTTGGCGATACACCAGCAGCTGTCGCTGATTACGTCGAGAACCGCTTGTAA